A genomic window from Daphnia carinata strain CSIRO-1 chromosome 9, CSIRO_AGI_Dcar_HiC_V3, whole genome shotgun sequence includes:
- the LOC130688685 gene encoding uncharacterized protein LOC130688685: MNNQLNDPETVAKRLRFEAKFLRKRFPFRSGGAAADKRQDIREKSDQSLASPPTSASHQNCEISKCEAKVGEGSDDAMLERLAVAELLQEAAKSKARADVGGPSEWSKKPARVNKRFVANSLLQTESQNKRKSSTSKTKE, encoded by the exons ATGAATAACCAACTTAATGATCCAGAAACAGTCGCCAAACGATTGCGGTTTGAAGCCAAATTTCTGAGGAAACGATTTCCATTTCGGTCGGGTGGAGCGGCTGCCGATAAGCGGCAAGACATCCGAGAGAAAAGCGACCAGAGCCTTGCATCACCCCCCACTAGTGCCAGCCACCAGAACTGTGAGATCAGCAAATGTGAAGCGAAAGTGGGTGAGGGATCTGATGATGCAATGCTTGAACG ACTGGCTGTCGCAGAATTGCTGCAAGAAGCTGCAAAAAGCAAGGCCAGAGCTGACGTTGGAGGCCCGTCAGAATGGAGCAAGAAACCCGCTAGGGTGAACAAGCGTTTTGTGGCCAACTCCCTCCTTCAGACCGAatcgcaaaacaaaagaaagtccaGCACCTCTAAGACCAAGGAATAG
- the LOC130688674 gene encoding glucose-6-phosphate 1-dehydrogenase-like isoform X1 has protein sequence MGTKVETSSPEDSLSLIRKSLRSVHMSQAEVFEESTPHLFVIFGASGDLARKKIYPTIWWLYRDNLLPKNTLFFGYARSHMKVEELKAKCHQYMKVKEDEQERYEAFWEANRYVAGGYDSRRDFELLDQEMSQYERGPAANRLFYLAVPPFVFEAVTANIRSACMAKKGWTRVIVEKPFGRDLDSSARLSSHLASLFREEQIYRIDHYLGKEMVQNLMILRFGNRLFGPTWNRESIASVLITFKEPFGTEGRGGYFDEYGIIRDVMQNHLMQMLCLTAMEKPASTHPNDIRDEKVKVLKCIPALTLNDVVLGQYVGDPEGQGEAKEGYLDDPTVPKDSRTPTYASAALRINNERWDGVPFILRCGKALNERKAEVRIQYRDVPGDIFQGQAKRNELVIRVQPGEAIYVKMVTKTPGMSFDMEETELDLTYGARYKHVKMPDAYERLILDVFCGSQMHFVRSDELAEAWRIFTPLLHQIEEEKVKPVPYKYGSRGPREADDLLARNNFKYSGSYKWVKPSSI, from the exons ATGGGAACTAAAGTTGAAa CATCGTCGCCTGAGGACTCGCTGTCGCTGATCCGCAAATCTCTGCGCTCCGTGCACATGTCGCAAGCCGAAGTCTTCGAGGAGTCGACACCTCATCTCTTCGTCATCTTTGGCGCATCG GGCGATTTGGCGCGCAAGAAGATCTACCCGACCATCTGGTGGCTCTACAGGGACAACTTGTTGCCGAAAAACACGCTCTTTTTCGGCTACGCCCGTTCGCACATGAAAGTGGAGGAGCTCAAGGCCAAATGCCACCAATACATGAAAGTGAAGGAGGACGAACAGGAACGCTATGAAGCATTTTGGGAAGCCAATCGTTACGTGGCCGGCGGTTATGATTCGCGAAGGGATTTCGAATTACTCGATCAAGAGATGAGCCAATATGAACGCGGACCTGCAGCTAATCGTCTATTTTATCTGGCCGTCCCGCCATTCGTCTTTGAAGCCGTTACGGCCAACATCCGCAGTGCCTGCATGGCAAAAAA GGGCTGGACGCGAGTGATTGTGGAAAAGCCGTTCGGAAGAGACTTGGACTCGTCGGCCCGTCTCTCGTCCCACTTGGCCTCGCTCTTCCGAGAAGAGCAAATCTACCGCATCGACCACTATTTAGGCAAGGAAATGGTCCAGAACCTGATGATCCTCCGTTTCGGCAACCGGCTGTTCGGTCCGACGTGGAACCGCGAGAGCATCGCCAGCGTCCTGATAACTTTCAAGGAGCCGTTCGGGACCGAGGGTCGCGGCGGCTACTTTGACGAGTACGGCATCATCCGCGACGTCATGCAGAACCATCTGATGCAGATGCTCTGTCTGACGGCCATGGAGAAACCGGCCTCGACTCACCCCAACGACATTCGCGACGAGAAAGTCAAAGTCCTCAAGTGCATCCCGGCATTGACGTTGAACGATGTTGTTCTTGGCCAGTACGTTGGTGATCCCGAAGGCCAGGGCGAAGCCAAGGAGGGCTATTTAGATGATCCGACGGTGCCGAAAGACTCGAGGACGCCCACCTATGCCTCCGCAGCGTTGCGTATCAACAACGAGCGATGGGATGGTGTTCCATTTATCCTGCGTTGCGGCAAAGCATTGAACGAACGAAAGGCTGAAGTCCGGATCCAGTACCGTGATGTCCCTGGCGATATTTTCCAGGGACAGGCCAAGCGCAACGAGCTCGTCATCCGCGTCCAGCCGGGCGAGGCCATCTACGTCAAAATGGTCACCAAAACGCCCGGCATGAGTTTCGACATGGAGGAAACTGAACTTGATCTGACATATGGAGCACGTTACAAG CACGTCAAAATGCCCGACGCCTACGAACGGCTCATCCTCGACGTCTTTTGCGGATCTCAAATGCATTTCGTCCGATCGGACGAACTGGCCGAAGCTTGGCGCATTTTCACGCCTCTCTTGCATCAAATTGAAGAGGAGAAAGTGAAGCCTGTGCCCTACAA gtatggCTCAAGAGGTCCGAGAGAGGCTGACGACTTGCTGGCGCGTAACAACTTCAAATACTCGGGCTCGTACAAGTGGGTGAAACCTTCATCCATTTAA
- the LOC130688677 gene encoding longitudinals lacking protein-like: MMGSQHDIQEFCLKWNNHHSTLVSVLDSLLVRESLVDVVLAAEGQSIKVHRLVLFACSQYFTDLLSQQTEKHAVVFLKDVAFSDLKSLVDFMYRGEVNISQYQLESFLQTAEALQIKGLADKPNHRKYMSSLVSKKQKANDNPATAVDSTIQKTESQSKMPCPPRLHGPKAVSKRTKTLAERKQLQQQQPAESDETPDVGDCEMETDPTVGEQLEDDQERHSDQESIKEEDDEGWSAGNSQHSLSGISASGSYGAIASAQETGNETWASENGAGASETNYDLTMSDSSQYGDGGTVEPIIIEDPDGGDRPFSCPRCGRRYKRKNNAVAHLRYECGVVPSFPCPICSHMLSQRRYIQKHIRRKHPDYIQDYQEYKEQQKARTSGDDVD; encoded by the exons ATGATGGGCAGTCAGCACGATATTCAAGAGTTCTGTCTTAAATGGAACAATCATCACAGTACCTTAGTATCTGTCCTTGACTCTCTACTTGTGAGAGAAAGTCTGGTTGATGTAGTTTTAGCTGCAGAAGGCCAGTCAATAAAAGTACACAGATTAGTTCTCTTTGCCTGCTCTCAGTATTTCACA GATTTGCTCAGTCAACAGACAGAAAAGCATGCTGTTGTGTTTTTGAAAGATGTTGCATTCAGTGACCTGAAATCCTTAGTTGACTTCATGTAcag AGGAGAAGTCAACATCTCTCAGTATCAGTTAGAGAGCTTTCTACAGACCGCTGAAGCATTGCAAATTAAAG GTCTTGCAGATAAGCCAAATCATCGCAAATACATGTCAAGTCTTGTTTCAAAAAAGCAGAAGGCAAATGATAACCCTGCTACTGCTGTGGATAGCACAATACAAAAAACGGAATCTCAGTCAAAAATGCCTTGCCCACCGCGTTTGCATGGACCTAAAGCAGTCTCGAAGAGAACAAAAACTTTGGCAGAACGAAAgcaactacaacaacaacaacccgCCGAATCAGACGAAACGCCTGATGTCGGAGACTGTGAGATGGAAACTGATCCCACCGTTGGCGAGCAACTCGAAGACGATCAAGAAAGGCATTCGGATCAGGAATCTATTAAA gaagaagatgatgaaggcTGGAGTGCCGGGAATTCTCAGCATAGTCTCAGTGGCATTTCCGCTTCTGGTTCTTACGGAGCAATAGCTTCGGCTCAGG AAACCGGTAACGAGACTTGGGCTTCAGAGAATGGCGCTGGAGCCTCTGAAACTAATTATGATCTCACCATGTCGGATTCCTCGCAAT ATGGAGACGGAGGTACAGTTGAACCTATCATAATAGAAGATCCCGATGGCGGCGACAGACCTTTTTCTTGCCCCCGATGTGGACGGCgctataaaagaaagaacaacgCAG TTGCTCATCTTCGATACGAATGCGGAGTCGTCCCGTCCTTTCCTTGCCCCATATGTTCTCACATGCTCTCACAACGCCGCTACATCCAGAAACACATCAGACGCAAGCATCCGGACTACATTCAAGATTATCAAGAATACAAAGAACAGCAGAAAGCAAGAACATCGGGTGATGATGTCGACTGA
- the LOC130688674 gene encoding glucose-6-phosphate 1-dehydrogenase-like isoform X2, whose protein sequence is MSQAEVFEESTPHLFVIFGASGDLARKKIYPTIWWLYRDNLLPKNTLFFGYARSHMKVEELKAKCHQYMKVKEDEQERYEAFWEANRYVAGGYDSRRDFELLDQEMSQYERGPAANRLFYLAVPPFVFEAVTANIRSACMAKKGWTRVIVEKPFGRDLDSSARLSSHLASLFREEQIYRIDHYLGKEMVQNLMILRFGNRLFGPTWNRESIASVLITFKEPFGTEGRGGYFDEYGIIRDVMQNHLMQMLCLTAMEKPASTHPNDIRDEKVKVLKCIPALTLNDVVLGQYVGDPEGQGEAKEGYLDDPTVPKDSRTPTYASAALRINNERWDGVPFILRCGKALNERKAEVRIQYRDVPGDIFQGQAKRNELVIRVQPGEAIYVKMVTKTPGMSFDMEETELDLTYGARYKHVKMPDAYERLILDVFCGSQMHFVRSDELAEAWRIFTPLLHQIEEEKVKPVPYKYGSRGPREADDLLARNNFKYSGSYKWVKPSSI, encoded by the exons ATGTCGCAAGCCGAAGTCTTCGAGGAGTCGACACCTCATCTCTTCGTCATCTTTGGCGCATCG GGCGATTTGGCGCGCAAGAAGATCTACCCGACCATCTGGTGGCTCTACAGGGACAACTTGTTGCCGAAAAACACGCTCTTTTTCGGCTACGCCCGTTCGCACATGAAAGTGGAGGAGCTCAAGGCCAAATGCCACCAATACATGAAAGTGAAGGAGGACGAACAGGAACGCTATGAAGCATTTTGGGAAGCCAATCGTTACGTGGCCGGCGGTTATGATTCGCGAAGGGATTTCGAATTACTCGATCAAGAGATGAGCCAATATGAACGCGGACCTGCAGCTAATCGTCTATTTTATCTGGCCGTCCCGCCATTCGTCTTTGAAGCCGTTACGGCCAACATCCGCAGTGCCTGCATGGCAAAAAA GGGCTGGACGCGAGTGATTGTGGAAAAGCCGTTCGGAAGAGACTTGGACTCGTCGGCCCGTCTCTCGTCCCACTTGGCCTCGCTCTTCCGAGAAGAGCAAATCTACCGCATCGACCACTATTTAGGCAAGGAAATGGTCCAGAACCTGATGATCCTCCGTTTCGGCAACCGGCTGTTCGGTCCGACGTGGAACCGCGAGAGCATCGCCAGCGTCCTGATAACTTTCAAGGAGCCGTTCGGGACCGAGGGTCGCGGCGGCTACTTTGACGAGTACGGCATCATCCGCGACGTCATGCAGAACCATCTGATGCAGATGCTCTGTCTGACGGCCATGGAGAAACCGGCCTCGACTCACCCCAACGACATTCGCGACGAGAAAGTCAAAGTCCTCAAGTGCATCCCGGCATTGACGTTGAACGATGTTGTTCTTGGCCAGTACGTTGGTGATCCCGAAGGCCAGGGCGAAGCCAAGGAGGGCTATTTAGATGATCCGACGGTGCCGAAAGACTCGAGGACGCCCACCTATGCCTCCGCAGCGTTGCGTATCAACAACGAGCGATGGGATGGTGTTCCATTTATCCTGCGTTGCGGCAAAGCATTGAACGAACGAAAGGCTGAAGTCCGGATCCAGTACCGTGATGTCCCTGGCGATATTTTCCAGGGACAGGCCAAGCGCAACGAGCTCGTCATCCGCGTCCAGCCGGGCGAGGCCATCTACGTCAAAATGGTCACCAAAACGCCCGGCATGAGTTTCGACATGGAGGAAACTGAACTTGATCTGACATATGGAGCACGTTACAAG CACGTCAAAATGCCCGACGCCTACGAACGGCTCATCCTCGACGTCTTTTGCGGATCTCAAATGCATTTCGTCCGATCGGACGAACTGGCCGAAGCTTGGCGCATTTTCACGCCTCTCTTGCATCAAATTGAAGAGGAGAAAGTGAAGCCTGTGCCCTACAA gtatggCTCAAGAGGTCCGAGAGAGGCTGACGACTTGCTGGCGCGTAACAACTTCAAATACTCGGGCTCGTACAAGTGGGTGAAACCTTCATCCATTTAA
- the LOC130688676 gene encoding ruvB-like helicase 1 has protein sequence MKIEEVRSTVKTQRISAHSHVKGLGLDENGSAIHVAAGLVGQAQAREAAGLVVDLIRSKRMAGRAVLFAGPPGTGKTALAMAIAQDLGNKVPFCPMVGSEVFSTEIKKTEVLMENFRRAIGLRIKETKEVYEGEIIELTPVETENPMGGYGKTVSHVIIGLKTAKGTKQLKLDPSIYESLQKERVEIGDVIYIEANSGAVKRQGRSDTYATEFDLEAEEYVPLPKGDVHKKKEIVQDVTLHDLDVANARPQGGQDILSMMGQLMKPKKTEITDKLRREINKVVNKYIDQGIAELVPGVLFIDEVHMLDMECFTYLQKALESAIAPIVIFATNRGMCTVRGTDDVVAPHGIPLDLLDRLLILRTMKYSAEEMVQIIRIRAKTEGLSIEDDALQALGELGNRTTLRYAVQLLTPAALTAKVNGRSSITNEDIKEVGGLFLDAKSSAKILTQDKDKYMK, from the exons atgaagattgAAGAAGTGAGAAGTACGGTGAAAACCCAAAGAATCTCGGCTCACAGCCATGTCAAAGGTCTCGGCTTGGATGAAAATGGTAGTGCCATTCACGTTGCTGCCGGTTTAGTCGGCCAAGCTCAAGCCAGAGAA GCAGCTGGTCTAGTAGTTGATTTAATTAGGTCCAAACGGATGGCTGGTAGGGCAGTGCTTTTTGCAGGGCCGCCTGGAACAGGCAAAACTGCACTTGCCATGGCCATAGCTCAAGACTTAGGCAACAAG gTCCCTTTCTGTCCAATGGTGGGCTCGGAGGTTTTCAGTactgaaattaaaaaaaccgAAGTTTTAATGGAAAACTTTCGAAGAGCAATAGGCCTCCgaatcaaagaaacaaaagaagtgtATGAAGGAGAAATTATTGAATTAACTCCAGTAGAGACAGAAAATCCTATGGGAG GCTATGGTAAAACAGTCAGCCATGTGATTATTGGACTGAAAACAGCCAAAGGAACAAAGCAGCTGAAGTTGGATCCGTCGATTTATGAATCGCTTCAAAAGGAACGCGTAGAAATTGGCGACGTCATTTATATCGAAGCAAATAGCGGAGCTGTTAAACGCCAAGGCCGATCAGATACGTACGCAACTGAATTTGATCTTGAAGCCGAAGAATATGTACCGTTACCGAAAGGAGATGtccacaaaaagaaagaaattgttcaGGACGTGACCCTCCACGATTTGGATGTAGCCAATGCCCGTCCCCAGGGAGGGCAAGACATTCTTTCTATGATGGGCCAGCTCATGAAACCCAAAAAGACCGAAATTACCG ATAAACTGAGAAGGGAAATCAACAAAGTAGTCAACAAGTACATTGATCAAGGCATTGCGGAACTCGTACCTGGTGTCCTCTTTATCGACGAAGTGCACATGCTG GACATGGAATGTTTCACTTATCTGCAAAAGGCGCTTGAATCGGCGATTGCCCCCATCGTCATTTTCGCCACCAATCGAGGAATGTGCACAGTCAGGGGTACCGATGATGTCGTGGCGCCACACGGTATTCCGCTCGATCTGCTAGATCGACTTCTCATTCTGCGAACGATGAAATATTCTGCCGAAGAGATGGTACAAATTATTCGCATTCGTGCCAAGACAGAAGGACTGAGCATTGAAGATGATGCTTTGCAAGCACTTGGCGAATTGGGCAACAGGACTACTTTGAG GTATGCCGTCCAGTTACTGACCCCTGCTGCTCTGACGGCCAAGGTGAACGGTCGCTCTTCCATCACGAACGAAGACATTAAAGAAGTCGGAGGTCTTTTCCTCGACGCCAAATCATCAGCCAAGATTTTGACGCAAGACAAAGACAAGTACATGAAGTGA